The sequence CCACCGATGGTGATCAGACGGTCATTGGCGTTCAACACCACCATGGTCAGCGCGCCGAGCACCGCCAGCAGCGCTACCGTGAGCTGCACCACGTGCCGCAGCCGGCGCGGCACGAACGCCTCGACCAGGACACCGACCAGAGCGGCGCCCAGCAGGATGAGCGTCGGCGCGAGCGCCGCGTAGTCGATCGACGGAAGCTTCAGCTCGCTCACCGGCTCGCCTCCTGTGGAGTTCCGGCCGACGGGGCCGGGTCAGTCTTGCCGATATCCTGCATCGTCGCCTGGACAGCAGGGTTGATGACATCCGTGACCGGCTTCGGGTAGAAGCCAAGCAGCACGATCAGCGCGACCAGCGGGGCCACCACGACCTTCTCGCGCAGGTTCAGGTCACGCTTCATGCCCTCGACCTCGGTCAACGCCGGGTTGAGCGTGCCCTGGGTGGTGCGTTGCACCATCCACAGCACGTATGCGGCGGCCAGGATGATCCCGACCGTGGCGATCACCGCCACCGGCTTGTTCACCGAGAAGGTGCCGATCAACACCAGGAACTCGGAGATGAACGGTGCGGTGCCGGGCAGCGCCAGCGAGGCGAGACCAGCGAAGAAGAGCACTCCGGCCAGCAGCGGAACCAGCTTTCCGGCGCCGCCGAAGTCGCTGATCAACGCAGAGCCTCGGCGGGCGACCAGCATCCCGACCACCAGGAAGAGCAGACCGGTGGCGAGCCCGTGGTTGACCATGTAGAGCACCGCACCGGTGGCCGCCTGGCTGGTGAACGCGAAGATGCCGATCCCGATGAAGCCGAAGTGCGCGATCGAGGTGTACGACACCAGCCGCTTCAGGTCGTTCTGACCGACCGCGAGCAGCGCCGCGTAGATGATGCCGATCACGCCCAGCGCCAGCGCCCACGGCGCGAACCACTTGGCCGCGTCCGGGAACAGTGGAAGGCAGTAGCGCAGAATGCCGAACGTTCCGACCTTGTCGAGCACACCGACCAGCAACGCGGCGGCACCGGCGGGGGCAGCGCCACCGGCGTCCGGCAGCCAGGTGTGGAACGGAAAGAACGGCGCCTTGATGGCGAAGGCGACGAAGAAGCCGAGGAACAGCCAGCGCTCGGCACCGGTGGAGATGTCCACCTGCGACAGCGCCACCCAGTCGAAGGTCTTTCCACCGACCACCCAGAGGCCGATCACCGCGGCGAGCATGAACAAGCCGCCGACCAGCGAGTAGAGGAAGAACTTCACGGCCGCGTACTGCCGCTGGTGTCCGCCGTAACTTCCGATGAGGAAGTACATCGGCACGAGCATGACCTCGAAGAACACGTAGAAGAGGAAGACGTCGGCGGCGGCGAAGACGCCGATCATCGTGCACTCGAGCACCAGCAACAGGGCGAAGTAGACCGGTACCGACCGCTTGGACGACTCGGCATCGTGCCAGGACGCAAGGATCACCAGCGGCACCAGCAACGCGATCAGCATCAGCATAACCAGCGCGATGCCGTCGGCGGCGAAGGTGAAGTTGACGCCCCAGTTCGGAATCCACGGATAGGACTCGCGGAACTGGAACCGGTCACCACCGGTCTGCCAGGTCACCCACATGACCACCGAGAGCACCAGCACCAGCAGTGACCAGCCGAGCGCCACCTGTTTGGCCAGCTCCGGCCGGCGGCGGGGCAGGACGGCGACCACCAGGGCACCGACCAGCGGCGCCACGGTGAGCACCGAGAGAAACGGGAAGTCGGACATTACGCGGCCTTACCTCCGTCGTCACTGAGCGGTCCGCCGACGGCGGCCACCGCGGGGTTCCCCGACCGCCTCCTGAGGTCGATCACACCAGCCACCCCGCCTCGATAGCCAGGAAGGCCGCCACCACCAGCAAGGCACCGGCCAGGATCGAGGTGGCGTACGACCGGACGAAGCCGGTCTGCAACCGCCGGAGCCGGCCCGAGCCGCCGCCGACCCCGGCGGCGAGGGCGTTGACCAGCCCGTCGATGCCCCGGTTGTCCAGGTAGACCAGCGCCCGGGTGAGGAAGATGCCCGGCTTCTCGAACACCGCCTCGTTGACGGCGTCGGTGTAGAGGTTCTTCCGGGCGGCGGTGACCAGCACCCCTGCCGGCTGCGGCTCGGTGGCCGTGCCGGTCCGGAACAGGAACCAGGCGAGCCCGGCGCCGATCACGGTTACCGCGATCGACAGGATCGTGATGGCGAGGTGCGAGAGCACCGTCTCGTGCGCGGCCTCCGAGCCACCACCGAGTCCGGCGGTCGCCTCCAGCCACTCGGGGACGGGCCCGACCATCAGGGCTCCGGCGCCGATCGAGCCGACCGCGAGCAGGATCAGCGGGATCGTCATCAGCTTCGGTGACTCGTGCGGGTGGTCGATCTCCTCGGTCCAGCGAGCCGGACCGTGGAAGGTGAGCACGAACAGCCGAGTCATGTAGAACGCGGTCAGCCCGGCACCGAGCAGGGCGGCCAGGCCGAACAGCCAGGCCGTCCAGTCGTCCCGCTCGAACGCGGCCACGATGATCGGCTCCTTGGAGAAGAAGCCGGAGAACGGCGGCAGGCCGATGATCGCCAACCAGCCGGCCAT comes from Salinispora tropica CNB-440 and encodes:
- a CDS encoding NADH-quinone oxidoreductase subunit M — protein: MSDFPFLSVLTVAPLVGALVVAVLPRRRPELAKQVALGWSLLVLVLSVVMWVTWQTGGDRFQFRESYPWIPNWGVNFTFAADGIALVMLMLIALLVPLVILASWHDAESSKRSVPVYFALLLVLECTMIGVFAAADVFLFYVFFEVMLVPMYFLIGSYGGHQRQYAAVKFFLYSLVGGLFMLAAVIGLWVVGGKTFDWVALSQVDISTGAERWLFLGFFVAFAIKAPFFPFHTWLPDAGGAAPAGAAALLVGVLDKVGTFGILRYCLPLFPDAAKWFAPWALALGVIGIIYAALLAVGQNDLKRLVSYTSIAHFGFIGIGIFAFTSQAATGAVLYMVNHGLATGLLFLVVGMLVARRGSALISDFGGAGKLVPLLAGVLFFAGLASLALPGTAPFISEFLVLIGTFSVNKPVAVIATVGIILAAAYVLWMVQRTTQGTLNPALTEVEGMKRDLNLREKVVVAPLVALIVLLGFYPKPVTDVINPAVQATMQDIGKTDPAPSAGTPQEASR